Proteins from a single region of Aquamicrobium lusatiense:
- a CDS encoding TetR/AcrR family transcriptional regulator, with protein MSREEKARATLDSLLNAGCAVVAAEGYSDASVAKIADLAGVAHGTFYNYFEDRKALFNALLPYEGLRMREKIEQIARTAPPGVQREIVRFEAFLNYVIENEGFYRILYEAEIFAPEAHREHMDNIVNGYLGTFRRAMAENRIRRFDDQQLHCLIYQILGMRAYAAMQIHYAADQSEKLRIRDCSVEMYGLFFGQSLLQT; from the coding sequence ATGAGCCGGGAAGAAAAGGCCCGCGCGACGCTGGACAGTCTGCTCAATGCCGGCTGCGCGGTCGTCGCCGCTGAGGGATATTCGGATGCTTCAGTGGCCAAGATCGCCGATCTGGCCGGTGTCGCCCATGGCACTTTCTACAATTATTTCGAAGACCGGAAGGCTCTGTTCAACGCGCTTCTGCCTTATGAAGGGCTGAGGATGCGCGAGAAGATCGAACAGATAGCGCGCACGGCCCCTCCGGGCGTTCAGCGTGAGATCGTCCGCTTCGAGGCGTTCCTCAATTACGTGATCGAGAACGAGGGTTTCTACCGCATTCTCTACGAAGCGGAAATATTCGCCCCGGAAGCCCACCGGGAGCACATGGACAATATCGTCAACGGCTATCTCGGCACGTTCCGGCGGGCGATGGCTGAAAACCGGATACGGCGCTTCGACGATCAGCAGTTGCACTGTCTTATCTACCAGATCCTTGGCATGCGCGCCTATGCAGCCATGCAGATCCATTATGCGGCGGACCAGTCCGAGAAGCTCAGGATCCGGGACTGTTCCGTCGAGATGTACGGCCTGTTCTTCGGCCAAAGCCTTCTGCAAACCTGA
- a CDS encoding amidohydrolase family protein, with protein MAQRHPVIDFHTHYLPPGFTIGAIGQGSLQNRARWEAIASRISDRQALLEDIESGDLAGRVVNSPTALLEGGAAPLADGIHERLNEGLAELVSAHPGRLYGLASVDTFGGEAGARQLEHAVRQLGLQGVFVDSAKGDLLLDAPQARPVLEAAAGLGVPVFVHPVNPPGLTAQLARYPRLGILQARGTINGASLIALIEGGVLEALPRLNVVVTALAVGGILLSSTFDKGEEGRPRARELLKRQVYAETMGLDAVLLRALADTLGPDHLVAGSDWPIVSTGPIAGRLFAALDEAGFTDDESAKIASRTVLKMLKAQA; from the coding sequence ATGGCCCAACGTCATCCCGTCATCGACTTTCACACGCACTACCTGCCGCCGGGTTTCACCATCGGCGCCATCGGGCAGGGATCATTGCAGAACCGGGCCCGCTGGGAAGCGATCGCCAGCCGCATTTCAGACCGGCAGGCCCTGCTTGAAGACATTGAATCCGGGGATCTCGCCGGCCGGGTCGTGAACAGCCCGACGGCCCTTCTGGAAGGTGGAGCGGCACCGCTTGCCGATGGCATTCACGAGAGGCTGAACGAGGGATTGGCCGAACTGGTCTCAGCCCATCCGGGCAGGCTCTATGGTCTGGCCAGCGTCGACACGTTCGGCGGTGAAGCAGGCGCCCGCCAGCTCGAACACGCCGTGCGCCAGCTCGGCCTGCAAGGCGTGTTCGTCGACAGCGCCAAAGGCGATCTGCTGCTTGACGCGCCACAGGCACGCCCCGTGCTGGAAGCGGCGGCAGGGCTGGGCGTTCCCGTGTTCGTCCATCCCGTCAATCCGCCCGGGCTGACGGCGCAGCTTGCCAGATATCCGCGTCTTGGCATCCTGCAGGCGCGCGGCACCATCAACGGCGCCAGCCTGATCGCCCTGATAGAAGGCGGCGTGCTGGAAGCGCTGCCGCGCCTCAATGTCGTGGTGACGGCGCTGGCGGTCGGCGGCATCCTGTTGTCCTCGACATTCGATAAGGGCGAAGAGGGACGCCCCAGGGCCCGCGAACTGCTGAAACGTCAGGTCTATGCCGAAACCATGGGGCTGGATGCGGTGCTGTTGCGCGCCCTTGCCGATACGCTGGGGCCCGACCACCTCGTTGCCGGCAGCGACTGGCCGATCGTCAGCACCGGCCCGATCGCAGGCCGCCTGTTCGCGGCGCTGGATGAAGCCGGCTTCACCGATGACGAGAGCGCAAAAATCGCCTCCCGAACCGTTCTGAAAATGCTGAAGGCGCAGGCCTGA
- a CDS encoding SfnB family sulfur acquisition oxidoreductase, with translation MTSTTAVRAAAPADTSVHIVRSDAEALEIVTRLAAEFRKGAQARDQNRILPADEIGELTRNGIFGVAVPKDFGGAGVSARTIADIFRILSDADPSIGQIPQNHFCWLPLFSNGTPEQEAFFYGRILAGDRIGNAHSEDTRKRPGDYEHQLTRVPGGWRITGRKYYSTGAIFAQWIPFIGQDEQNNQLMFFVDASSDGVTVVDDWRGMGQRTTASGTTIFDDVFVPDANVFPFASDKPGNRGRMLLASLIHAAIDQGIAEATLADARHYILNHNRPWIDNPYDEHAKEPFVIKEFGELAVTIRTAGLSLRHAADLVDIAHSTRTENDVLEARLAIADARLNCGAAATKVADEFFLLTGARATLDKYGLDRHWRNARTHSLHDPFRWKLYHLGNYHLNGVVPGPRTYI, from the coding sequence TTGACATCCACAACAGCCGTGCGGGCCGCCGCGCCTGCCGACACATCCGTCCACATCGTCCGCTCCGATGCCGAGGCGCTGGAGATCGTAACCCGCCTTGCGGCGGAGTTCCGCAAGGGCGCGCAGGCGCGCGACCAGAACCGCATCCTGCCTGCCGACGAGATCGGGGAGCTCACCCGCAACGGCATCTTCGGGGTTGCCGTGCCGAAGGATTTCGGCGGCGCCGGGGTTTCCGCCCGCACCATCGCCGATATATTCAGGATCCTGTCCGATGCCGATCCCAGCATCGGACAGATCCCCCAGAACCATTTCTGCTGGCTGCCTCTGTTCTCCAACGGCACGCCGGAACAGGAAGCCTTCTTCTATGGCCGCATCCTTGCCGGCGACCGGATCGGCAATGCCCATTCGGAGGACACCCGCAAGCGGCCCGGCGATTACGAGCACCAGCTCACCCGCGTGCCCGGCGGATGGCGCATCACCGGCCGCAAATACTATTCAACCGGCGCGATATTCGCCCAGTGGATCCCATTCATCGGTCAGGACGAGCAGAACAACCAGCTGATGTTCTTCGTCGATGCATCCAGCGACGGCGTGACCGTGGTGGACGACTGGCGCGGCATGGGCCAGCGCACCACGGCCAGCGGCACCACCATTTTCGACGACGTGTTCGTGCCCGACGCCAATGTCTTTCCCTTTGCCTCGGACAAGCCCGGCAATCGCGGGCGGATGCTGCTGGCGAGCCTCATCCATGCAGCCATCGATCAGGGCATCGCCGAAGCGACGCTGGCCGACGCCCGGCACTACATTCTCAACCACAACCGTCCGTGGATCGACAATCCGTATGACGAGCACGCGAAGGAGCCCTTCGTCATCAAGGAATTCGGCGAGTTGGCCGTCACCATACGCACGGCCGGCCTGTCGTTGCGGCATGCGGCCGATCTGGTCGACATCGCGCATTCCACCCGCACGGAAAACGATGTGCTGGAAGCGCGGCTGGCCATCGCCGATGCCCGGCTGAACTGCGGCGCCGCCGCCACGAAGGTTGCCGACGAGTTCTTCCTTTTGACCGGCGCGCGCGCAACCCTCGACAAATACGGTCTCGACCGTCACTGGCGCAACGCCCGCACCCATTCGCTGCACGACCCCTTCCGCTGGAAGCTCTACCACCTCGGAAATTATCACCTGAACGGCGTGGTGCCCGGCCCGCGCACTTACATCTGA
- a CDS encoding LLM class flavin-dependent oxidoreductase, translated as MSGSSTFSRRPVRTGHPLRFGIWAPYRGQWVVGENDHLVADFDFNREVIQSAERVGFDTVLIAQHTINPIDQAEEILEAWTAAAAAAALTERIEIIAAIKPRLYHPAVLAKMALGIEDISHGRFAINFVNAWFKPELERSGIGFPEHDERYAYGGEWLRIVRALIAGEEVTADGPNFRLDRFRLSPRSRYRDRPVIYAGGESEPGLQLVDELADHWLINGRPLEDVVPLVDNILSRRAPGRPPFGIGVTGFVLARETDAEAEAEVQRLLDIQEPFFAARREKMKGNIDEKAEALKVGFKYPDKPMIGANGGTLPGFVGSYDTVAKRLAEFHGIGISTFMLSFFPLIAEQERFAEHVIPRARALVASQALAKAS; from the coding sequence ATGTCCGGTTCCAGTACATTTTCGCGGCGGCCTGTGCGGACCGGCCATCCGCTGCGCTTCGGCATATGGGCCCCGTATCGCGGCCAGTGGGTCGTCGGCGAGAATGATCACCTCGTTGCCGACTTCGACTTCAATCGCGAGGTCATCCAGAGTGCGGAGCGAGTCGGCTTCGATACCGTCCTGATCGCCCAGCACACCATCAATCCGATCGATCAGGCCGAGGAAATACTCGAAGCGTGGACGGCAGCGGCAGCGGCGGCGGCACTCACCGAGCGCATCGAGATCATCGCGGCGATCAAGCCAAGGCTCTACCATCCCGCTGTTCTCGCCAAGATGGCGCTCGGCATCGAGGACATCAGCCACGGCCGTTTTGCCATCAACTTCGTCAACGCATGGTTCAAACCCGAGCTGGAACGCTCCGGCATCGGCTTTCCCGAGCATGACGAGCGCTATGCCTATGGCGGCGAATGGCTGCGCATCGTCCGGGCGCTGATCGCAGGCGAAGAGGTAACCGCCGACGGGCCCAACTTCAGGCTCGACCGCTTCCGGCTGTCGCCACGCTCGCGTTACCGCGACCGTCCAGTCATCTATGCCGGCGGTGAATCCGAGCCCGGCCTGCAACTGGTCGATGAACTGGCCGATCACTGGCTGATCAACGGCCGCCCGCTGGAGGATGTGGTGCCGCTGGTCGACAACATCCTGTCGCGGCGCGCGCCCGGCCGGCCACCGTTCGGCATCGGCGTCACCGGCTTCGTTCTGGCGCGCGAGACCGATGCGGAGGCGGAGGCCGAGGTCCAGCGGCTGCTGGACATTCAGGAACCGTTCTTCGCCGCCCGGCGCGAAAAGATGAAAGGCAATATCGACGAGAAGGCCGAGGCGCTGAAGGTCGGTTTCAAATATCCCGACAAGCCGATGATCGGCGCCAATGGCGGGACGCTCCCCGGCTTCGTCGGCAGCTACGACACCGTGGCGAAGCGCCTCGCCGAATTCCACGGCATCGGCATCTCGACCTTCATGCTCTCCTTCTTCCCGCTGATCGCCGAGCAGGAACGCTTTGCCGAACACGTCATTCCAAGGGCCCGCGCGCTGGTGGCGAGCCAGGCGCTTGCCAAAGCCAGCTGA
- a CDS encoding ABC transporter substrate-binding protein has protein sequence MRLPRLLSSATAAVVLALSLSLPVPASADDAKTLRVGTINLFGVASTFEQAGHDKAGDITFQIIPFTSGVVGLIAAINAGEIDVAEMGEVGPVVAQSADVEAQIIAATEPWRIGEALVVAGDSPIRTLEDLKGKKISYARATNGQWVVNKALQKAGLDITDVESVFLPAGTNTLSVLEAGQIDVAVAIDATLSAYEAQGARRLVNAGDVDVDNALFFIASNKAIAEKKDAIGAFVNQLGKHLAWASENQEKHAGFVAELLGIEPEVTLSVERNRPKKLQEIRPELIPSNQAIADELFRQKVIEKEIRVDSSFNYEFNKYIP, from the coding sequence ATGAGACTTCCCAGGCTGCTGAGCAGCGCCACCGCCGCTGTCGTTCTTGCGCTGTCGCTTTCCCTCCCGGTGCCGGCATCCGCCGACGATGCGAAGACGCTTCGCGTCGGAACCATCAATCTTTTCGGCGTTGCATCCACCTTCGAGCAGGCGGGCCATGACAAGGCCGGCGACATAACGTTCCAGATCATTCCCTTCACGTCGGGGGTCGTGGGCCTCATTGCCGCAATCAATGCGGGCGAGATCGACGTTGCCGAAATGGGCGAGGTTGGCCCCGTGGTGGCGCAGTCGGCCGATGTCGAGGCGCAGATCATCGCGGCAACGGAGCCATGGCGCATCGGAGAAGCGCTGGTCGTTGCCGGCGACTCCCCCATCCGCACGCTGGAGGATCTGAAGGGCAAGAAGATTTCCTATGCGCGCGCCACCAACGGCCAGTGGGTCGTCAACAAGGCGCTCCAGAAGGCCGGTCTCGACATCACCGATGTCGAATCCGTGTTCCTGCCCGCGGGAACCAACACGCTTTCCGTGCTTGAGGCCGGCCAGATCGATGTCGCGGTGGCGATCGATGCCACCTTGTCGGCCTATGAGGCGCAGGGCGCGCGCCGTCTCGTCAATGCCGGCGATGTCGATGTCGACAACGCCCTGTTCTTCATCGCCTCCAACAAGGCGATCGCGGAGAAGAAGGACGCCATCGGCGCCTTCGTCAACCAGCTCGGCAAGCATCTGGCATGGGCCAGCGAGAACCAGGAAAAGCATGCCGGCTTCGTGGCGGAGCTGCTCGGGATCGAGCCGGAAGTCACGCTCTCCGTCGAGCGCAACCGGCCAAAGAAGCTGCAGGAGATCCGGCCGGAGCTGATCCCCAGCAATCAGGCGATCGCCGATGAGCTGTTTCGCCAGAAGGTGATCGAAAAAGAGATCAGGGTCGATTCCAGCTTCAACTACGAATTCAACAAATACATCCCGTGA
- a CDS encoding ABC transporter permease produces MSLATVSTPSSAADQSAAGTWQVPRFVRRLIVPVSLLVIWQVLASYGIINRRFSSSPVDIIAALWKLAVNGQLFDSLWISLVRAFLGLALGGSLGLLAGLVAGLSRLGEDALDSTIQAIRTLPFLGLVPLFILWFGLGETPRILLVALGTFFPIYLNVFKGIRGVEERLIELGRSYGLNRWELIRDIILPAALPNALVGLRYSLGIAWLVLVIAEQINATSGLGWLIIKASELAQTSVIMMVLAVYALIGILADAIVRLIETRALRWQRSFQGA; encoded by the coding sequence ATGTCCCTCGCAACTGTTTCCACCCCATCATCGGCCGCCGATCAAAGTGCCGCCGGCACATGGCAGGTGCCGCGCTTCGTGCGCCGGCTGATCGTGCCGGTGTCTCTTCTGGTGATCTGGCAGGTTCTTGCCAGCTACGGCATCATCAACCGGCGCTTCAGCTCGTCTCCGGTCGACATCATCGCGGCCCTGTGGAAGCTGGCCGTCAACGGGCAGCTCTTCGACAGCCTCTGGATTTCCCTCGTGCGCGCCTTTCTGGGCCTTGCGCTGGGCGGCTCGCTCGGCCTGCTGGCGGGCCTTGTCGCTGGGCTGTCCCGGCTTGGCGAGGATGCGCTGGATTCCACCATTCAGGCTATACGCACGCTGCCCTTTCTGGGGCTGGTGCCCTTGTTCATCCTGTGGTTCGGGCTGGGGGAGACGCCGCGCATATTGCTGGTGGCGCTCGGCACCTTCTTTCCGATCTATCTCAACGTCTTCAAGGGAATACGCGGCGTTGAGGAACGGCTGATCGAGCTTGGCCGCAGCTATGGCCTCAACCGCTGGGAACTGATCCGCGACATCATCCTGCCGGCTGCCCTGCCGAATGCGCTGGTGGGCCTGCGCTATTCGCTCGGCATCGCCTGGCTGGTGCTGGTGATCGCCGAGCAGATCAACGCCACCTCGGGCCTCGGCTGGCTGATCATCAAGGCAAGTGAGCTGGCCCAGACCTCCGTCATCATGATGGTGCTGGCCGTCTACGCCCTTATCGGCATTCTCGCCGATGCCATCGTTCGTCTCATCGAAACCCGGGCGCTGCGCTGGCAGCGGTCGTTCCAGGGAGCCTGA
- a CDS encoding ABC transporter ATP-binding protein, whose product MPNLASSGVALRNVSRTFGTRRVLSDIDLEIGEGEFLVIVGASGCGKSTLLKIIAGLDRGAEGEIRIEENRSIVFQDSRLLPWKLVWENVVLGLRGNRAELRRRALAALDEVNLLARADAWPLTLSGGEAQRVAIARALVRTPKLLLLDEPFAALDALTRLKMQQQVAALVEQHRLTTLFVTHDVDEALLLADRILLVEAGRIARTFDVGLNRPRNRADAGFISLRRELLEGLGVSEEDGFAAAAQPPKQPRQTRPLEVAVAAE is encoded by the coding sequence ATGCCAAACCTCGCCTCTTCGGGTGTCGCGCTCAGAAATGTCAGCCGCACCTTCGGGACCCGCAGGGTTCTGTCCGACATCGATCTTGAGATCGGCGAAGGTGAATTCCTCGTCATCGTGGGCGCCAGCGGTTGCGGGAAATCCACATTGCTCAAGATCATCGCCGGGCTCGATCGCGGCGCCGAGGGCGAAATCCGGATCGAGGAAAACCGCTCGATCGTGTTTCAGGATTCGCGCCTGCTGCCATGGAAGCTTGTCTGGGAAAATGTCGTGCTCGGCCTGCGCGGCAACCGGGCGGAACTGCGCCGTCGCGCTCTGGCAGCGCTGGATGAGGTCAATCTGCTGGCCCGGGCCGATGCCTGGCCGCTGACGCTTTCCGGCGGCGAGGCGCAGCGTGTCGCCATCGCGCGCGCTCTGGTGCGAACGCCGAAACTGCTGCTGCTGGACGAGCCCTTCGCCGCGCTTGATGCGCTGACGCGCCTGAAGATGCAGCAGCAGGTGGCGGCGCTGGTCGAACAGCACCGGCTGACGACGCTTTTCGTCACGCATGACGTGGATGAGGCCCTTTTGCTGGCAGATCGCATCTTGCTGGTGGAGGCGGGGCGGATCGCCAGAACCTTCGATGTTGGCCTGAACCGTCCCCGCAACCGGGCGGATGCCGGTTTCATCAGTCTGAGGCGTGAACTGCTGGAAGGGCTGGGGGTCAGCGAAGAAGACGGTTTCGCGGCCGCAGCACAGCCTCCGAAACAACCCCGCCAGACCCGCCCCCTCGAAGTTGCCGTCGCAGCAGAATAA
- the msuE gene encoding FMN reductase: MSDRIPHIVVLSGSTRRPSRSLALGEAVAQVASQKLDVVVTSYDLIDAGPGLGAAFTRDALSEEALAVIEAVESADALIAVSPVYKGSYAGLFKHLFDFVSPEGLANKPVVVGATGGGHRHGLVVEHQLRPLFGFFSALTVPTSVYASDNEFLDGKVVDLTVRERIEQAGAQLAHLLFAYSGRQEEPAPEEVTAKSATAA, translated from the coding sequence ATGAGTGACAGAATTCCCCATATCGTGGTTCTCTCCGGCAGCACCCGGCGGCCTTCAAGGTCGCTGGCGCTCGGTGAAGCGGTGGCGCAGGTCGCCAGCCAGAAGCTCGACGTCGTTGTCACGAGCTACGATCTGATCGATGCCGGCCCGGGCCTCGGTGCGGCCTTCACGCGCGATGCGCTTTCAGAGGAGGCGCTGGCGGTGATCGAAGCCGTCGAAAGTGCGGATGCCCTCATTGCCGTTTCGCCGGTCTACAAGGGGTCCTATGCGGGGCTGTTCAAGCACCTGTTCGATTTCGTTTCGCCGGAGGGGCTCGCCAACAAGCCCGTCGTCGTGGGGGCCACGGGCGGCGGTCACAGGCATGGCCTTGTCGTGGAGCACCAGCTGCGCCCGCTTTTCGGTTTCTTCTCCGCCCTGACGGTGCCCACCTCCGTCTATGCCAGCGACAATGAATTCCTCGATGGCAAGGTCGTCGATCTGACGGTTCGTGAACGCATCGAACAGGCCGGCGCCCAGCTTGCCCACCTGCTTTTCGCCTATAGCGGCAGGCAGGAGGAGCCGGCGCCGGAGGAAGTGACCGCTAAAAGCGCCACCGCTGCCTAG
- a CDS encoding alpha/beta fold hydrolase, which yields MTRGSFRAEDGTQLAYSDEGSGLPVLCLAGLTRDGRDFDYLARHIRDSVRLIRLDSRGRGASGRADPETYTVAQEAQDALALLDHLGIARAAIIGSSRGGLLAMVMAAIAPSRIAGICFNDVGPALEKEGLARIGTYLGVKPAVRTLEEVVDRSPAANPGFRNVPALRWEEETVRHFIQTEDGLDLPYDPALRIGFDRAMTGPLADAWPLFEGCAGMPLALIRGANSDLLTLETAREMQRHSPGLIRAEVPNRGHIPFLDEPEALEAIHMWLDKCMAAQEKDPA from the coding sequence ATGACAAGGGGAAGCTTCCGCGCGGAAGACGGCACGCAGCTTGCCTATAGCGACGAGGGCAGCGGCCTGCCCGTGCTGTGCCTTGCCGGACTGACGCGGGACGGTCGCGACTTCGACTATCTGGCACGCCATATCAGGGACAGCGTGCGCCTGATCCGGCTGGACAGCCGCGGGCGCGGCGCTTCCGGGCGGGCCGATCCCGAAACCTATACCGTCGCGCAGGAAGCGCAGGATGCGCTGGCGCTTCTCGATCATCTGGGCATCGCGCGGGCGGCAATCATCGGCTCGTCGCGCGGCGGGCTGCTGGCCATGGTGATGGCCGCCATCGCGCCCTCCCGCATAGCCGGCATCTGCTTCAACGATGTCGGGCCTGCTCTGGAAAAAGAAGGGCTGGCGCGGATCGGCACCTATCTGGGCGTGAAGCCTGCCGTTCGCACGCTGGAGGAGGTGGTCGACCGCAGCCCGGCCGCCAACCCCGGCTTCCGCAACGTTCCCGCCCTCAGATGGGAGGAAGAGACGGTCCGCCACTTCATCCAGACCGAAGACGGCCTCGACCTGCCCTACGATCCCGCCCTGCGCATCGGCTTCGACCGGGCGATGACCGGGCCGCTGGCCGACGCCTGGCCCCTGTTCGAGGGATGTGCGGGAATGCCGCTGGCGCTGATCCGCGGCGCGAATTCGGACTTGCTGACGCTGGAGACCGCGCGCGAAATGCAGCGTCACAGCCCCGGCCTGATCCGCGCCGAGGTGCCGAATCGCGGCCATATTCCATTTCTCGATGAGCCGGAAGCGCTGGAAGCCATCCACATGTGGCTGGACAAATGCATGGCAGCGCAGGAGAAAGACCCCGCCTGA
- a CDS encoding 3-hydroxybutyryl-CoA dehydrogenase, with product MKIEKIGVIGAGTMGNGIAQCFAVAGFAVVMQDLSAAALERGRAAIETSLARQVKKGALTEAEAADALSRITTATELTTMADRDLVVEAIVERLEVKTQVLKQLDAICGAQTILASNTSSISLTQIAAASAHPGRVIGMHFFNPVAMMQLIEIIRALQTTDEVAQAVTEVARAIGKSPHASSDSYGFVVNRLLVPFINEAINCVHEGVATPQDVDAMMKLGANHPMGPLALGDLIGLDVVLNIMETLCQGFDDPKYRPSPLLKQMVHAGWLGRKTGKGFFDYPG from the coding sequence ATGAAAATAGAGAAGATCGGCGTGATCGGCGCCGGCACCATGGGCAACGGCATCGCACAATGTTTTGCCGTGGCGGGTTTTGCGGTGGTGATGCAGGACCTGTCCGCAGCCGCGCTCGAACGCGGGCGCGCCGCCATCGAAACCAGCCTTGCCCGACAGGTGAAGAAGGGCGCGCTGACGGAGGCGGAAGCCGCCGATGCGCTGTCGCGGATCACCACGGCGACGGAGCTCACCACCATGGCCGACCGCGACCTCGTGGTCGAGGCGATCGTGGAGCGGCTGGAGGTCAAGACGCAGGTGCTGAAGCAGCTCGATGCGATCTGCGGCGCGCAGACCATTCTTGCTTCCAACACCTCCTCGATCTCGCTGACCCAGATCGCGGCCGCCTCGGCTCATCCGGGCCGCGTCATCGGCATGCACTTTTTCAATCCCGTAGCGATGATGCAGCTGATCGAGATCATCCGCGCGCTGCAGACCACCGACGAGGTGGCACAGGCCGTCACCGAAGTCGCCCGCGCCATCGGCAAGAGCCCGCACGCCTCCAGCGACAGCTATGGCTTCGTCGTCAACCGCCTGCTCGTCCCCTTCATCAACGAGGCGATCAACTGCGTTCATGAAGGCGTCGCCACGCCGCAGGATGTCGACGCCATGATGAAGCTCGGCGCCAATCACCCGATGGGACCGCTGGCGCTGGGCGACCTCATCGGGCTGGACGTGGTGCTGAACATCATGGAAACTCTCTGTCAGGGGTTCGACGATCCGAAGTACCGGCCAAGCCCGCTGCTGAAGCAGATGGTCCATGCCGGCTGGCTGGGCCGCAAGACCGGCAAGGGGTTCTTCGACTATCCGGGCTGA
- a CDS encoding 3-oxoacid CoA-transferase subunit B, translating into MDAKELIARRVALEIRPGTLVNLGIGLPSLVANYVPADAGVYFQAENGIIGLGARPPEGMEHADLTDAGGGYVSAVPGAATIDSAMSFGLIRGGHLDVTVLGGLQVDEAGHLANWKVPGKMVPGMGGAMDLVTGAARVVVAMQHAAKGVSKIVPECTLPLTSARRVDLVITELAVIEPTEDGLLLREHAPGVSVDDIRAATAATLIVADDLAEMRFA; encoded by the coding sequence ATGGACGCCAAGGAACTGATTGCCCGGCGCGTGGCGCTGGAAATTAGGCCCGGCACGCTGGTCAATCTCGGCATTGGCCTGCCCAGCCTCGTGGCCAATTACGTGCCCGCCGATGCCGGCGTGTATTTTCAGGCGGAAAACGGCATCATCGGGCTCGGCGCCCGCCCACCCGAAGGAATGGAGCATGCCGACCTGACCGACGCCGGCGGCGGCTACGTCAGCGCCGTGCCGGGCGCGGCCACCATCGACAGCGCCATGAGCTTCGGCCTGATCCGGGGCGGCCATCTCGACGTCACGGTTCTGGGCGGCCTTCAGGTGGATGAAGCCGGCCACCTCGCCAACTGGAAGGTGCCGGGCAAGATGGTGCCGGGCATGGGAGGGGCGATGGATCTGGTGACGGGTGCCGCCCGTGTCGTCGTCGCCATGCAGCATGCGGCGAAAGGCGTCTCCAAGATCGTGCCGGAATGCACGCTGCCGCTGACATCGGCGCGCCGCGTCGATCTGGTCATCACCGAACTGGCGGTGATCGAGCCCACCGAAGACGGCCTGCTCCTGCGCGAGCATGCGCCGGGCGTGTCGGTGGACGATATACGCGCGGCCACCGCCGCAACCCTGATCGTCGCCGACGATCTGGCCGAAATGCGCTTTGCCTGA
- a CDS encoding CoA transferase subunit A: MKSTLRAEAAAALIPDGASLLIGGFMGVGTPERLVDALVARNARDLTVIANDTALPGRGIGKLISAGAVSRVVASHIGLNPETQAKMISGEIDCELVPQGTLIERIRAGGMGLGGILTPTGLGTEVEDGKQTIEVEGRTFLVETPIRADFALIGAWQADYVGNLFYLLTARNFNPVMALAGRTVIAEPDSIVPVGVIAPDAVHTPGALVDHLLVHR, translated from the coding sequence ATGAAGAGTACATTGAGGGCGGAGGCTGCCGCCGCCCTGATACCCGACGGTGCGAGCCTGCTGATCGGCGGCTTCATGGGCGTCGGCACACCGGAGCGGCTGGTCGACGCCCTCGTCGCCCGCAATGCCCGCGACCTCACCGTCATCGCCAACGACACCGCCCTGCCCGGACGCGGCATCGGCAAGCTGATCAGCGCCGGCGCGGTCAGCCGTGTGGTCGCCTCCCATATCGGGCTCAATCCCGAAACGCAGGCGAAGATGATCTCCGGCGAGATCGATTGCGAACTCGTGCCGCAGGGCACGCTGATCGAGCGCATCCGCGCGGGCGGCATGGGGCTCGGCGGCATCCTCACCCCGACCGGCCTCGGCACCGAGGTCGAGGACGGCAAGCAGACCATAGAGGTCGAAGGCCGGACCTTCCTCGTCGAAACGCCGATCAGGGCCGATTTCGCGCTGATCGGCGCCTGGCAGGCCGATTACGTGGGCAATCTGTTCTATCTGCTGACGGCGCGAAACTTCAATCCGGTGATGGCGCTGGCGGGGCGCACGGTGATTGCCGAGCCGGATTCGATCGTGCCTGTCGGCGTGATCGCGCCCGATGCGGTGCATACGCCCGGCGCGCTCGTCGATCATCTTCTCGTTCACCGCTGA